The following proteins are encoded in a genomic region of Toxotes jaculatrix isolate fToxJac2 chromosome 3, fToxJac2.pri, whole genome shotgun sequence:
- the apcdd1l gene encoding protein APCDD1-like yields the protein MKYAEAGNMSNGRFSHLLRGVWLLWQAVFVAGTGSKLWEVPTASFTSSFNLSESLQWEPHCQYHHLQDRVRITADIPPRLDGTWVSTRCEVRPGPEFLTRSYTFHPSRHFQVLQHYYTDSSCEDPAYSLMIRGKLRLRQASWITRGGTEAEHHLSKVGIVVHSLAAKQRLSSRLPSTCVGLTLGRAVPGKLYELYNTRAGRGCLAALGFSVMEMGLIRVETQHHNHGGKIQELFLGDIHTDWTQRTHYRPTGYQQPLQNAMHHIHPCPVCALVYRSSEQRPPVLPRRPASPLSLAGRWVSQHCETRPTVLFLTRDFTFDPDQHAWEGIYRHYSDPTCSQVTFTLRASGHYAQGNPSAKVSGATEFVFKVTQVRVTAMDEPTAKLLNGTRPGKCGQAGGWEVGVEQDLTPTDGCTVLGIKLPHKEYELFKAELDHRKHPLLFIGERPTDGSSPERPQRRPTSFQAPMVLCSGGETQPSHRYGQGFNSKQVQLAANGTERLTQLVLLVLCSVLCSLFCVY from the exons ATGAAGTACGCGGAAGCAGGAAACATGTCAAACGGACGTTTCAGTCACCTGTTGAGGGGAGTCTGGCTGCTGTGGCAAG CTGTGTTTGTGGCTGGGACTGGGAGCAAACTATGGGAGGTGCCCACAGCCTCCTTTACTTCCTCATTCAACCTCAGTGAGAGTCTGCAGTGGGAGCCCCACTGTCAGTACCACCACCTACAGGACAGAGTGAGAATCACAGCAGACATCCCCCCAAGACTGGATGGCACATGGGTGTCAACAAG ATGTGAAGTACGGCCAGGTCCAGAGTTCCTCACTCGCTCCTACACTTTTCATCCCAGCCGTCACTTCCAAGTCCTGCAGCACTActacactgacagcagctgtgaggaCCCGGCCTACTCCCTGATGATCAGGGGGAAGCTTCGTCTGCGCCAGGCCTCCTGGATCACCCGTGGAGGCACAGAGGCTGAGCACCACCTCAGCAAGGTGGGCATCGTGGTTCACAGCCTGGCAGCCAAGCAGAGGCTGTCCTCCAGGCTGCCTTCAACCTGTGTGGGTCTGACCCTGGGTCGAGCAGTGCCAGGGAAGCTGTATGAGCTGTACAACACCCGGGCAGGGAGGGGGTGTCTGGCAGCGCTGGGCTTCTCGGTGATGGAGATGGGTCTGATTCGGGTGGAGACGCAACACCACAACCATGGAGGGAAGATCCAAGAGCTCTTTTTAGGGGACATCCACACTGACTGGACTCAGAGGACTCATTACAGACCGACAGGGTACCAGCAGCCGCTGCAGAATGCCATG CATCACATCCACCCATGCCCGGTGTGCGCTCTGGTGTACCGCTCCTCAGAGCAGCGCCCCCCGGTGTTGCCGCGCAGGCCtgcttcccctctgtctctggctgGCCGTTGGGTCAGCCAGCACTGTGAAACCCGTCCCACTGTCCTCTTTCTCACCCGAGACTTCACCTTTGATCCTGATCAGCACGCATGGGAGGGCATCTACCGGCACTACTCTGACCCCACCTGCTCTCAGGTCACATTCACCCTGAGAGCCTCGGGCCACTACGCTCAAGGAAACCCCTCTGCAAAGGTCTCAGGAGCCACTGAGTTTGTCTTCAAGGTCACCCAGGTGAGAGTCACAGCCATGGATGAGCCCACAGCCAAGCTGCTGAACGGGACCAGGCCAGGAAAGTGTGGTCAGGCAGGAGGCTGGGAGGTTGGTGTGGAGCAGGATTTGACCCCCACAGATGGGTGCACGGTGCTGGGAATCAAGCTGCCACATAAGGAGTATGAGCTCTTCAAGGCTGAGCTGGACCACAGGAAACACCCACTGCTGTTCATCGGAGAGAGGCCGACAGATGGGTCCAGTCCTGAGCGACCGCAGAGGAGACCCACTTCCTTTCAAGCTCCCATGGTGCTTTGCAGTGGAGGGGAGACACAACCCTCACACCGCTATGGACAAGGTTTTAACAGCAAGCAGGTTCAGTTAGCGGCCAATgggacagagagactgacacAGCTGGTTTTACTGGTGTTGTgttctgtgctgtgcagcttgTTCTGCGTTTATTAG